GCCGCAGGCGACGTCCGGCGGCGCCGAGAGGTACGGACACCGCTGGCAGTACTCCCGTTTGTCGAGGACGTGTTCGGGGCGGGTGTCGCGGTCACGCGTGGGGGACTCGTCGACGCGCTCGGCGGCCCCCTCGGGCGGGTCGTACGCGCCGAGCCCGTCCGGGTCGGACGACGCCGCGTCATCGGCGTCGAGCGACTCCCACAGCGCCTCGGTGTCGATGTCGCCCACGTCGACCTCCTCGAACGGGTCGCGGTCGCCGGGTGCGTCGCGGTTCCGGTTCTCGCCGACCCGCCTGGCGAGCTCCCCCAGCGGGGCGCTCCCGCCGCGGTCGCGGGGGCCGGCGGTCGCGTCGCCGGCGGTCGCGTCGCCCGCGATCGGGTCGTCGCTTCGATCCGGATCGCCGTGGGTCGGATCGTCCGACGCGAACGGGTTCCGCACCCGCGGCGTCCCCTCCCCGTCGGACTCCGACTCGTCGCGAGGGTCGCCGTCGGCCTCGGCGTCGCCGTCGGCGTCGCGGTCGTCGGGCATCTACTCCCCCTCGAAGATGTCCCGCGTCTCCCGTTCGTCGACCGTCTCCCCCTCCAGCGCGGGGCGGGCGCCGACCGCGAGCGACGGCGACCCGAAGAAGCCGGCGGCCGGTTCGACCGTCTCGAACGTGCTCCCGCAGTGGGGACACTCCGGGCTCGATAACAGCCCGAGCCGGACGCTCCCGCCGCAGCCGTCGCAGTCGGCCGTCGCGATCCCGAGGCGGTTTGCCTCGTCCTTCAGGTCGGCCGCCGCGCGGCGGTGCGCCTCGCGGGACTCCAGCGTCGAGACGCGGGCGCGGACGTCGGAGAGCACGGCGGCGAGCCTGGAGAGCTTCTCGTCGTGCTCGTCGGCGGCGTCCGTGAGGTACTCCAGCACCTCCTCGTAGTTCGCGAAGCCGCTCTCGAACGTCTCCTCCAGGTCCGACAGGTCCCCACGGAGCGAGTCGACGTCCTCGGCCAGGTCCTCGACCGACTCGACGCCCGCCAGCCCCGGGTGGTCGTGGTCGGCCTCGGCCTTCCCGTCGGTCTCGCGTTTGACCTGGATCACCCGCGAGCGGACGTCGTCGATCTTCTCGTCGAGCTCGCGATCCAGCTCGTCGATGCGGCTCTCGATCACGTCGAGCCGCGAGGCGGCCTCCCCGGCGTCGCCGACCGTCGACGGGTCCGGAAGCTCCTCCTCGTGCTCGTCGAGCAGTTTGGCGACCGTGACCGCCCGAGCCAGCACCTCCTCGCGCGATCGGCCCGTCTCCCCTGCGCGGGCCTCGATCCACTCGCGAAGGACGCCCGGCAGCCCCTCGACCTGCTCACCGTCCATCTACCGGTCCGTAAGGAGTGTGCAGGTAAATAGTACCGGCCCAGCTATCGGGGATAGTATCGAGAGATGACATCCTCGTCGCCGGACGGTGGCGTCGAGTTCGGCGTCGGTCGTGTCTCCGGCGGGGGCACATCCGTTATCCTCGCGATCGGCGCCGGACCTCGACGCGACCGCGCCGGTGTGGGCCGTCACCGGATCTTCCGCACGTCGCTGATGTCGAGGCCGCCGTCGTGGATCTCCGTCTCGAAGCGGACGATGTTCTCCGACTCGAGCTGCGAGAGCACGCCGCGGAACTCGCGGACGACCATCGTCCGGGCGCGC
This genomic stretch from Halobaculum roseum harbors:
- a CDS encoding CopG family transcriptional regulator; this encodes MDGEQVEGLPGVLREWIEARAGETGRSREEVLARAVTVAKLLDEHEEELPDPSTVGDAGEAASRLDVIESRIDELDRELDEKIDDVRSRVIQVKRETDGKAEADHDHPGLAGVESVEDLAEDVDSLRGDLSDLEETFESGFANYEEVLEYLTDAADEHDEKLSRLAAVLSDVRARVSTLESREAHRRAAADLKDEANRLGIATADCDGCGGSVRLGLLSSPECPHCGSTFETVEPAAGFFGSPSLAVGARPALEGETVDERETRDIFEGE